A single genomic interval of Cucumis sativus cultivar 9930 chromosome 7, Cucumber_9930_V3, whole genome shotgun sequence harbors:
- the LOC101204106 gene encoding receptor-like protein 15, with protein sequence MEYWKVMAVKWLSLTLLTTVMILVSDLQVCNGCVEEERLSLLRIKSMFLSYKNNSIDHYSENYDDDPFVSWDGSNCCNWDRVQCDTSGTYVLGLLLDSLLPFHYHFRLEGNDYPLLNLSLFQNFKELKTLDLAYNGFTDFTENQGFNNFSSFNKLETLNLSVTHFGNKILSSLNGLNSLKTLRLSGNRLNGSMTLLGLKNLTLLDLSFNDWKVFPRLQGLRNLRELDLSSNEMQGFRGFSRLNKLEILNVEDNNFNNSIFSSLKGLISLKILSLGGNFGLHGIIPTKDIANLRSLEILDLSNHNYYDGAIPLQDLKNLKILNLSHNQFNGSLPIQGFCEANNLTELKLRNNQIKGELSECVGNFTKLKVVDISYNEFSGKIPTTISKLTSMEYLSLEENDFEGTFSFSSLANHSNLRHFHLLGGNNIQVETEELHEWQPKFQLETLSMPSCNLNDRTASKFPTFLLSQHKLKYLDLSHNHLVGPFPFWLLHNNSALNSLDLRNNSLSGPLQLSTKNHTRLRHLQISSNNFSGQLPTHLGLLLPQVDHFDISKNSFEGNLPPSMKQMKMLCWLDASNNNFSGDLQISMFDNTFSLQFLLLANNFFSGNIEDAWKIKKYLLALDISNNMISGKIPTWIGSLEGLQYVQMSRNHFVGELPIQICSLFELTMLDVAQNQLVGEIPLTCFNSSSLVYLYMRKNEFSKPIPQGLLSSTASILKVIDLSYNNFSGYIPKWFNKFTSLRVLLLKGNELEGPIPTQLCQITKISIMDLSNNKLSGSIPSCFNNITFGDIKVNQTDNPNFSDLEVASDTTSDVDTDNGCGNINIYSRICYMFNTYASTVQVEVDFTTKHRYESYKGNILNYMSGLDLSSNQLTSDIPLQIGDLVQIHALNLSYNKLVGNIPKVFSNLKQLESLDISNNLLSGHIPSELATLDYLSIFDVSYNNLSGMIPTAPHFTYPPSSFYGNPNLCGSYIENKCSSPALPRDNQLYEKLELEIDDGGLIDLEALFWSFAASYMILLLGFVAVLWINLQWRQRWFYFIEDCCYFFCKLT encoded by the exons ATGGAGTACTGGAAGGTAATGGCCGTGAAATGGCTATCACTAACATTATTAACAACTGTAATGATCTTAGTGAGTGATTTGCAGGTTTGTAATGGATGTGTTGAGGAAGaaagattgagtttgttgcgTATCAAGTCCATGTTTCTGTCCTACAAAAATAATTCCATTGATCACTACTCGGAAAATTATGATGATGATCCATTTGTTTCATGGGATGGAAGTAATTGTTGCAATTGGGATAGAGTTCAATGCGACACTTCTGGCACTTATGTCCTCGGCCTCTTGCTCGACAGTTTGTTGCCGTTTCATTATCATTTTCGCTTGGAAGGAAATGATTATCCTTTGTTgaatctttctttatttcaaaattttaaagaattaaaaactCTTGATTTAGCTTATAATGGATTCACTGATTTTACCGAAAATCAAG gattcaataatttttcaagtTTCAACAAGTTAGAGACTTTAAATCTGTCGGTAACccattttggaaataaaattctttcatctttGAATGGACTTAACTCGTTGAAGACGTTGAGGCTTAGTGGAAATAGGTTGAATGGGTCTATGACTTTACTTG GTTTGAAAAACTTGACATTGTTGGATCTTAGTTTTAATGATTGGAAAGTCTTTCCACGATTACAAG GTTTGAGAAACTTGAGAGAATTAGATTTAAGTTCCAATGAAATGCAAG GATTTCGTGGATTTTCAAGATTAAATAAGTTGGAGAttttaaatgttgaagatAATAATTTCAACAATAGTATCTTTTCATCGTTAAAGGGACTTATATCATTAAAGATTTTGAGTCTTGGAGGTAATTTTGGCCTACATGGCATTATTCCTACGAAAG ATATTGCAAATTTAAGGAGCTTGGAAATTTTGGATCTCTCTAACCATAACTATTACGATGGAGCCATACCCTTGCAAG ATCTGAAGaacttgaaaatattgaatctaTCACACAATCAATTCAATGGTTCGCTACCAATACAAG GATTTTGTGAAGCAAACAACCTAACTGAGTTGAAACTaagaaataatcaaatcaaaggCGAATTATCAGAGTGTGTTGGAAACTTCACCAAACTTAAAGTTGTTGATATCTCATATAATGAATTTAGTGGAAAAATTCCAACTACCATTTCAAAGCTCACATCAATGGAGTACTTATCTCTCGAGGAAAATGACTTTGAAGGCACTTTCTCATTCTCCTCCTTGGCGAACCACTCTAACCTTAGACACTTTCACCTATTAGGTGGAAACAATATTCAAGTGGAAACAGAAGAATTACATGAATGGCAACCTAAGTTTCAATTGGAAACCCTCTCAATGCCTAGTTGTAACCTCAATGACCGAACTGCATCAAAATTCCCAACTTTCTTACTCTCACAACATAAGTTGAAATATCTTGACCTTTCTCATAACCACTTGGTTGGACCTTTTCCTTTCTGGTTGCTACATAATAACTCTGCGTTGAACTCTTTGGATTTGAGGAACAACTCACTTTCAGGACCTCTTCAACTCTCCACCAAAAACCACACCCGTTTGAGGCATTTGCAAATTTCaagtaataattttagtgGTCAATTGCCTACCCACTTAGGTCTCCTTCTACCACAAGTTGACCACTTTGATATAtcaaaaaatagttttgaaggCAATCTTCCTCCATCTATGAAACAAATGAAGATGCTATGTTGGTTGGATGCatcaaacaacaatttttCTGGAGACTTACAAATTTCTATGTTTGACAACACATTTTCACTACAATTTTTGCTTCTAGCAAACAATTTCTTTAGTGGAAATATTGAGGATGcatggaaaattaaaaaatatttgcttGCATTGGACATATCCAACAATATGATATCTGGCAAAATTCCTACATGGATTGGTAGTTTAGAAGGTCTTCAATATGTCCAAATGTCAAGAAACCATTTTGTAGGTGAACTTCCAATACAAATTTGCTCCCTTTTTGAACTTACAATGCTGGATGTCGCTCAAAATCAACTAGTTGGGGAAATACCATTGACCTGCTTTAACTCTTCTTCATTGGTTTACTTATACATGCGAAAGaatgagttttcaaaacctaTACCACAGGGATTATTGTCCAGTACTGCctcaattttgaaagttattgATCTAAGCTACAACAACTTTTCAGGATATATTCCTAAATGGTTCAACAAGTTTACAAGCTTGCGGGTTCTTTTGTTGAAAGGGAATGAATTAGAAGGTCCAATTCCAACACAATTAtgtcaaattacaaaaataagtaTTATGGATCTTTCCAACAATAAACTCAGTGGATCAATACCATCATGCTTCAATAATATAACATTTGGGGATATAAAGGTAAATCAAACAGACAATCCAAATTTTAGTGATCTTGAGGTCGCTTCTGATACCACCTCAGATGTTGATACTGATAATGGATGTGGcaatataaacatatacaGTAGGATATGTTATATGTTTAACACATATGCATCAACAGTACAAGTGGAAGTGGATTTTACTACAAAACATAGGTATGAGAGCTACAAAGGGAATATTCTAAACTATATGTCTGGACTTGATTTATCAAGTAACCAACTAACAAGTGATATTCCTCTACAAATTGGAGACTTGGTACAAATTCACGCCTTGAATTTGTCTTACAATAAGTTGGTAGGAAATATACCAAAAGTATTCTCCAATCTTAAACAACTAGAGAGTTTAGATATTTCCAATAACTTATTGAGTGGGCATATTCCTTCTGAACTTGCTACACTCGATTATCTTTCTATCTTTGATGTGTCATACAACAATCTGTCAGGTATGATCCCAACAGCACCACACTTCACATATCCTCCGAGCAGTTTCTATGGCAATCCTAATCTTTGTGGAtcatatattgaaaacaaatgtTCAAGCCCGGCTTTACCAAGAGACAACCAATTATATGAAAAGTTGGAATTAGAAATAGATGATGGAGGATTGATTGATTTAGAAGCATTGTTTTGGAGCTTTGCAGCCTCCTATATGATACTACTCTTGGGATTTGTAGCAGTTCTATGGATAAACCTACAATGGCGGCAAagatggttttattttattgaagattgttgttatttcttttgtaaacttacctaa
- the LOC101204344 gene encoding receptor-like protein 56 isoform X2 produces MESKLMVKRLSLTLLLLLLIFVGELQVSNGCIEEERLSLLHMKSIFLSYDIPHVFHKSPFPSWVGSNCCNWERVKCDTSGIHVVELSLYELFSDEHYRGLDENYHLLNLSLFQNFKELKTLDLTYNAFNEITGNQGFENLRELDLSMNRLNGTLQMQGLDGLEILNLEYNGFKNTNIFSSLRGLVSLRILKLNNNVDLGSTFPTQDVAKLKSLEVLDLSYDSFYDGVIPLQDLKNLKVLNLSYNQFNGSLPIQGFCKSKSLIELNIRNNEIRGEFPECIGNFTGLKLLDISSNQFSGKIPNATISKLTSIEYLSLYENDFEGSFSFSSLANHSNLWYFKLSRRNNTGNIQVETGVHEWHPTFQLQILSLRSCNLNSQTASKIPSFLLTQHKLKYLDLAHNNLVGPFPIWLLQNNSELNSLDLKNNSLSGTFQLSTSNLNLRFLEISSNLFNGQLPTHLGLLLPKVEYFNISRNSFEGNLPSSIKQIHSLRWLDVSNNKFSGNFQISTFYNMPLLQSLVLANNNFSGSIEGEWNLSFLTALDLSNNMFTGKIPRKNIGSSNLESIQLSRNRFVGELPKEICSPWLLTILDVSENQLVGEVPSTCLTSSTLVFLYLQKNGFTGLAAHVLLSKPTNLKIIDLSYNNFSGHIPKWFNKFTSLRVLLLKGNELEGPIPTQLCQNSEISIMDLSSNKLNGTIPSCFNNITFGNKNFGSTEVTTYPIVINEGLGDSCVCENHYIGMCCNPVSIPIIQVIVNFTTKQRLESYKGNILNYMSGLDLSSNQLTGDIPQQIGDLKHIRALNFSHNKLVGHVPKVLSNLKQLESLDLSNNFLNGSIPSDLATLNFLSTFNVSYNNLSGMIPTAPHFTYPESSFYGNPYLCGSYIEHKCSISPVLPTNNKFVKLEEDGAFFDLEAFGWSFAASYITLLLGFIVVLYINTQWRQRWFYFVEDCYHYFYKCT; encoded by the exons ATGGAGTCCAAGTTGATGGTGAAACGCTTATCACTaacactattattattattattgatttttgtgGGTGAGTTGCAGGTTTCTAATGGATGTATTGAGGAAGaaagattgagtttgttgcataTGAAGTCCATCTTTTTGTCCTATGATATCCCTCACGTCTTCCATAAGAGTCCATTTCCTTCATGGGTTGGATCTAATTGTTGCAATTGGGAAAGAGTTAAATGCGACACTTCTGGCATCCATGTGGTGGAACTCTCGCTCTATGAGCTGTTTTCTGATGAACATTATCGTGGTTTGGATGAAAACTATCATTTGCTCAATCTttctctatttcaaaatttcaaagaattgAAAACTCTTGACTTAACTTATAATGCATTCAACGAAATTACTGGAAACCAAG GTTTTGAAAACTTGAGAGAGTTAGATCTAAGTATGAATAGATTGAATGGGACACTTCAAATGCAAG GGCTAGATGGATTAGAGATTCTAAATCTTGAATATAATGGGTTCAAGAACACCAATATTTTTTCATCGTTGAGAGGTCTTGTATCATTAAGGATTTTGAAGcttaataataatgttgaccTGGGAAGCACTTTTCCCACACAAG ATGTTGCAAAATTGAAGAGCTTAGAAGTCTTGGATCTTTCATATGATAGTTTTTATGATGGAGTAATACCCTTACAAG ATTTGAAGAACTTGAAAGTATTGAATCTATCATATAATCAGTTCAATGGCTCGCTGCCAATACAAG GATTTTGCAAATCAAAAAGTCTAATTGAGTTGAATATTAGAAACAATGAAATTAGAGGTGAATTTCCAGAATGTATTGGAAACTTCACTGGTCTTAAACTTCTTGATATCTCATCTAATCAATTCAGTGGAAAAATTCCAAACGCAACCATTTCCAAACTCACATCAATTGAGTACCTATCCCTTTATGAAAATGACTTTGAAGGTTCTTTCTCATTCTCCTCCTTAGCTAACCACTCTAACCTTTGGTATTTCAAGCTATCAAGAAGAAATAATACTGGAAACATTCAAGTGGAAACAGGAGTACATGAATGGCATCCTACTTTTCAGTTGCAAATTCTTTCACTGCGTAGTTGTAACCTCAATAGCCAAACTGCATCAAAAATCCCAAGTTTTTTACTCACACAGCATAAGTTGAAATACCTTGATCTTGCTCATAACAACTTGGTTGGACCTTTTCCTATTTGGTTGTTACAAAATAACTCTGAATTGAACTCTTTAGATTTGAAGAACAACTCACTTTCAGGAACTTTTCAACTCTCCACTTCGAACCTCAATTTAaggtttttggaaatttcaaGTAATCTTTTTAATGGTCAATTGCCAACCCACTTGGGTCTCCTTCTACCAAAAGTTGAGTACTTCAATATTTCAAGAAATAGTTTTGAAGGTAATCTTCCTTCATCTATCAAACAAATCCATTCCCTACGTTGGTTGGATGtatcaaacaacaaattttctggaaattttcagatttctaCGTTCTACAACATGCCTTTATTACAATCTTTGGTTCTAGCAAACAACAATTTCAGTGGAAGCATTGAGGGTGAATGGAATCTCTCATTTTTGACTGCATTGGATCTATCCAATAATATGTTCACAGGCAAAATTCCTCGTAAAAACATTGGTAGTTCAAATCTTGAATCTATTCAATTATCAAGAAACCGTTTTGTAGGTGAACTTCCAAAAGAAATTTGCTCCCCATGGTTACTTACAATCCTGGATGTGTCTGAAAACCAACTAGTTGGTGAAGTACCTTCCACCTGTCTCACCTCTTCAACTTTGGTTTTCTTATACCTGCAAAAGAACGGGTTCACAGGACTTGCAGCACATGTATTATTGTCCAAACccacaaacttaaaaattattgatctAAGCTACAACAACTTTTCAGGACATATTCCTAAATGGTTCAACAAATTTACAAGCTTGCGGGTTCTTTTGCTGAAAGGGAATGAGTTAGAAGGTCCGATTCCAACACAATTATGTCAAAATAGTGAAATAAGTATTATGGATCTATCAAGCAATAAACTCAATGGAACAATACCTTCATGCTTCAATAATATAACATTTGGGAACAAAAATTTTGGTTCGACTGAGGTCACTACTTATCCCATTGTTATTAATGAAGGTTTGGGCGATAGTTGTGTTTGTGAAAACCACTATATTGGGATGTGTTGCAACCCTGTAAGTATACCTATAATACAAGTAATTGTGAATTTTACTACAAAACAAAGGTTGGAGAGTTACAAAGGGaatattctaaattatatGTCTGGACTTGATTTATCAAGCAACCAACTAACCGGTGACATTCCACAACAAATTGGAGACTTGAAACATATACGTGCCTTGAATTTCTCTCACAATAAGTTGGTAGGACATGTACCAAAAGTATTGTCCAATCTTAAACAATTAGAGAGCTTGGATCTTTccaataactttttaaatggAAGTATTCCTTCAGACCTAGCTACactcaattttctttcaaccttCAATGTGTCATACAACAATCTGTCGGGTATGATCCCAACAGCACCACACTTCACATATCCTGAGAGCAGTTTTTATGGTAATCCTTATCTATGTGGATCATATATTGAACACAAATGTTCGATCAGCCCTGTTTTACCTACAAACAACAAATTCGTAAAGCTAGAAGAAGATGGAGCATTCTTTGACTTAGAAGCATTCGGTTGGAGCTTTGCAGCCTCATACATCACACTATTGTTGGGATTTATAGTGGTTCTATACATAAACACACAATGGCGTCAAAgatggttttattttgttgaagattgctatcattatttttataagtgtaCTTAG
- the LOC101204344 gene encoding receptor-like protein 56 isoform X1: MESKLMVKRLSLTLLLLLLIFVGELQVSNGCIEEERLSLLHMKSIFLSYDIPHVFHKSPFPSWVGSNCCNWERVKCDTSGIHVVELSLYELFSDEHYRGLDENYHLLNLSLFQNFKELKTLDLTYNAFNEITGNQGFNKFPNFNKLEILNLSGNYFRNKILSSLSGFTSLKKLLLNNNELNESITLLGFENLRELDLSMNRLNGTLQMQGLDGLEILNLEYNGFKNTNIFSSLRGLVSLRILKLNNNVDLGSTFPTQDVAKLKSLEVLDLSYDSFYDGVIPLQDLKNLKVLNLSYNQFNGSLPIQGFCKSKSLIELNIRNNEIRGEFPECIGNFTGLKLLDISSNQFSGKIPNATISKLTSIEYLSLYENDFEGSFSFSSLANHSNLWYFKLSRRNNTGNIQVETGVHEWHPTFQLQILSLRSCNLNSQTASKIPSFLLTQHKLKYLDLAHNNLVGPFPIWLLQNNSELNSLDLKNNSLSGTFQLSTSNLNLRFLEISSNLFNGQLPTHLGLLLPKVEYFNISRNSFEGNLPSSIKQIHSLRWLDVSNNKFSGNFQISTFYNMPLLQSLVLANNNFSGSIEGEWNLSFLTALDLSNNMFTGKIPRKNIGSSNLESIQLSRNRFVGELPKEICSPWLLTILDVSENQLVGEVPSTCLTSSTLVFLYLQKNGFTGLAAHVLLSKPTNLKIIDLSYNNFSGHIPKWFNKFTSLRVLLLKGNELEGPIPTQLCQNSEISIMDLSSNKLNGTIPSCFNNITFGNKNFGSTEVTTYPIVINEGLGDSCVCENHYIGMCCNPVSIPIIQVIVNFTTKQRLESYKGNILNYMSGLDLSSNQLTGDIPQQIGDLKHIRALNFSHNKLVGHVPKVLSNLKQLESLDLSNNFLNGSIPSDLATLNFLSTFNVSYNNLSGMIPTAPHFTYPESSFYGNPYLCGSYIEHKCSISPVLPTNNKFVKLEEDGAFFDLEAFGWSFAASYITLLLGFIVVLYINTQWRQRWFYFVEDCYHYFYKCT, from the exons ATGGAGTCCAAGTTGATGGTGAAACGCTTATCACTaacactattattattattattgatttttgtgGGTGAGTTGCAGGTTTCTAATGGATGTATTGAGGAAGaaagattgagtttgttgcataTGAAGTCCATCTTTTTGTCCTATGATATCCCTCACGTCTTCCATAAGAGTCCATTTCCTTCATGGGTTGGATCTAATTGTTGCAATTGGGAAAGAGTTAAATGCGACACTTCTGGCATCCATGTGGTGGAACTCTCGCTCTATGAGCTGTTTTCTGATGAACATTATCGTGGTTTGGATGAAAACTATCATTTGCTCAATCTttctctatttcaaaatttcaaagaattgAAAACTCTTGACTTAACTTATAATGCATTCAACGAAATTACTGGAAACCAAG GATTCaacaaatttccaaatttcaacaaattagaaattttaaatctttctggaaattattttagaaataaaatccTTTCATCTTTGAGTGGATTTACCTCGTTGAAGAAGTTGTTGCTTAATAACAACGAGTTAAATGAATCTATCACTTTACTTG GTTTTGAAAACTTGAGAGAGTTAGATCTAAGTATGAATAGATTGAATGGGACACTTCAAATGCAAG GGCTAGATGGATTAGAGATTCTAAATCTTGAATATAATGGGTTCAAGAACACCAATATTTTTTCATCGTTGAGAGGTCTTGTATCATTAAGGATTTTGAAGcttaataataatgttgaccTGGGAAGCACTTTTCCCACACAAG ATGTTGCAAAATTGAAGAGCTTAGAAGTCTTGGATCTTTCATATGATAGTTTTTATGATGGAGTAATACCCTTACAAG ATTTGAAGAACTTGAAAGTATTGAATCTATCATATAATCAGTTCAATGGCTCGCTGCCAATACAAG GATTTTGCAAATCAAAAAGTCTAATTGAGTTGAATATTAGAAACAATGAAATTAGAGGTGAATTTCCAGAATGTATTGGAAACTTCACTGGTCTTAAACTTCTTGATATCTCATCTAATCAATTCAGTGGAAAAATTCCAAACGCAACCATTTCCAAACTCACATCAATTGAGTACCTATCCCTTTATGAAAATGACTTTGAAGGTTCTTTCTCATTCTCCTCCTTAGCTAACCACTCTAACCTTTGGTATTTCAAGCTATCAAGAAGAAATAATACTGGAAACATTCAAGTGGAAACAGGAGTACATGAATGGCATCCTACTTTTCAGTTGCAAATTCTTTCACTGCGTAGTTGTAACCTCAATAGCCAAACTGCATCAAAAATCCCAAGTTTTTTACTCACACAGCATAAGTTGAAATACCTTGATCTTGCTCATAACAACTTGGTTGGACCTTTTCCTATTTGGTTGTTACAAAATAACTCTGAATTGAACTCTTTAGATTTGAAGAACAACTCACTTTCAGGAACTTTTCAACTCTCCACTTCGAACCTCAATTTAaggtttttggaaatttcaaGTAATCTTTTTAATGGTCAATTGCCAACCCACTTGGGTCTCCTTCTACCAAAAGTTGAGTACTTCAATATTTCAAGAAATAGTTTTGAAGGTAATCTTCCTTCATCTATCAAACAAATCCATTCCCTACGTTGGTTGGATGtatcaaacaacaaattttctggaaattttcagatttctaCGTTCTACAACATGCCTTTATTACAATCTTTGGTTCTAGCAAACAACAATTTCAGTGGAAGCATTGAGGGTGAATGGAATCTCTCATTTTTGACTGCATTGGATCTATCCAATAATATGTTCACAGGCAAAATTCCTCGTAAAAACATTGGTAGTTCAAATCTTGAATCTATTCAATTATCAAGAAACCGTTTTGTAGGTGAACTTCCAAAAGAAATTTGCTCCCCATGGTTACTTACAATCCTGGATGTGTCTGAAAACCAACTAGTTGGTGAAGTACCTTCCACCTGTCTCACCTCTTCAACTTTGGTTTTCTTATACCTGCAAAAGAACGGGTTCACAGGACTTGCAGCACATGTATTATTGTCCAAACccacaaacttaaaaattattgatctAAGCTACAACAACTTTTCAGGACATATTCCTAAATGGTTCAACAAATTTACAAGCTTGCGGGTTCTTTTGCTGAAAGGGAATGAGTTAGAAGGTCCGATTCCAACACAATTATGTCAAAATAGTGAAATAAGTATTATGGATCTATCAAGCAATAAACTCAATGGAACAATACCTTCATGCTTCAATAATATAACATTTGGGAACAAAAATTTTGGTTCGACTGAGGTCACTACTTATCCCATTGTTATTAATGAAGGTTTGGGCGATAGTTGTGTTTGTGAAAACCACTATATTGGGATGTGTTGCAACCCTGTAAGTATACCTATAATACAAGTAATTGTGAATTTTACTACAAAACAAAGGTTGGAGAGTTACAAAGGGaatattctaaattatatGTCTGGACTTGATTTATCAAGCAACCAACTAACCGGTGACATTCCACAACAAATTGGAGACTTGAAACATATACGTGCCTTGAATTTCTCTCACAATAAGTTGGTAGGACATGTACCAAAAGTATTGTCCAATCTTAAACAATTAGAGAGCTTGGATCTTTccaataactttttaaatggAAGTATTCCTTCAGACCTAGCTACactcaattttctttcaaccttCAATGTGTCATACAACAATCTGTCGGGTATGATCCCAACAGCACCACACTTCACATATCCTGAGAGCAGTTTTTATGGTAATCCTTATCTATGTGGATCATATATTGAACACAAATGTTCGATCAGCCCTGTTTTACCTACAAACAACAAATTCGTAAAGCTAGAAGAAGATGGAGCATTCTTTGACTTAGAAGCATTCGGTTGGAGCTTTGCAGCCTCATACATCACACTATTGTTGGGATTTATAGTGGTTCTATACATAAACACACAATGGCGTCAAAgatggttttattttgttgaagattgctatcattatttttataagtgtaCTTAG